The bacterium genome includes a window with the following:
- a CDS encoding GntR family transcriptional regulator, translating into MTVDDVTIGRSGRGRCRRPTLPRPTAVALAHLQLRQSILAERLRPGEWLRQEELASRLSMSRQPIREALCLLGEEGLVELVPHRGARVAPLSLEELEEIYGARMGLEGLVARYAAVRIDPQVLEALRPALPKLMALSIAGDVDSYLQEDRRFVETCYAVSGRPRLCGQIVALRERAERYLRLVFKCGTGFQWVDYSYRLFQACVAHDADAAEAAAQGALRWTLTQATALFETSGTVNPEGTRALRGG; encoded by the coding sequence ATGACCGTGGATGATGTCACGATCGGGCGTTCCGGACGGGGGCGGTGTCGCCGGCCGACGCTGCCGAGGCCAACCGCGGTGGCCCTGGCGCATTTGCAGCTGCGGCAGAGCATCCTGGCCGAGCGGCTGAGACCTGGGGAATGGCTGCGCCAGGAGGAACTCGCGAGCCGCCTCTCGATGAGCCGCCAGCCGATCCGCGAGGCGTTGTGCCTCCTCGGGGAGGAAGGGCTGGTCGAGCTGGTGCCACACCGGGGCGCACGGGTGGCACCGCTGTCCCTCGAGGAACTCGAGGAAATCTACGGAGCGCGGATGGGGTTGGAAGGTCTGGTCGCGCGGTACGCCGCGGTCAGGATCGATCCGCAGGTGCTCGAAGCGCTCCGGCCGGCGCTGCCCAAGCTGATGGCGCTCAGCATCGCCGGTGACGTCGATTCGTACCTCCAGGAGGACAGGCGGTTCGTTGAGACCTGCTACGCGGTGTCCGGGCGGCCGCGGCTGTGCGGGCAGATCGTGGCGCTCCGGGAGCGGGCCGAGCGCTATCTGCGGCTGGTGTTCAAATGTGGCACCGGATTCCAATGGGTGGACTACTCGTACCGGCTGTTTCAGGCGTGCGTGGCGCACGACGCGGACGCGGCCGAGGCGGCCGCGCAGGGTGCCCTGCGCTGGACGCTGACGCAGGCGACCGCGCTGTTCGAGACCTCGGGGACCGTCAACCCGGAGGGCACACGCGCGCTCCGCGGAGGGTGA
- a CDS encoding hydantoinase B/oxoprolinase family protein — MDPIQFEVTKNALASLTEEMGAALHRAAYSTNIKTRLDFSSAIFDARLRVLAQALAQPSHLGSLPHSVPNAVREYGVDQLGPGDGLIVNDPHRGAVHLNDIALISPVHARTGELLGFVANVAHHVDVGGGAPGSLAPARDLYQEGLIVPPVRLVRAGQVVPDVMRMIVANIRAPRESAGDFRAQVAANHVGARRLAELVERLGRTVFTQFCDDLIDYTSRRTRAALALLPHGEFSAEDFLDGDGFTDDPIRIAATLRNGPDGVVIDLAGSAPQVRGSLNCSYSMTFSGVAFVLKTLVDPDIPVNEGFYRSFTLHVPEGTVTNARPPAAVAGGWEVAFRVAEVLYRALADALPNRIVAATKGTICNVAFGGMRPNGGYYAYYETVAGGGGARPTKDGMDGIQTHIHNTENAPVEEVELNYPFRVLRFGLIPDSEGPGRFRGGLGVCRDYWFPNHRVTFSILADRGRFAPWGLFGGGSARTARVIRDPDGEAQVLPLKGSVELRAGEVISVQTPGGGGYGPISDRDPDAVRHDVRVDKVSTARARDVYHVAPDPVRPGPNEVGS, encoded by the coding sequence GTGGATCCGATTCAGTTCGAGGTGACGAAGAATGCGCTGGCGTCGTTGACCGAGGAGATGGGCGCGGCGCTCCACCGGGCCGCGTACTCGACCAACATCAAGACGCGACTGGACTTCTCGAGCGCGATTTTCGACGCGCGGTTGAGGGTGCTCGCTCAGGCGCTGGCGCAGCCCTCGCATCTTGGGTCACTGCCTCACAGCGTCCCGAACGCGGTCCGCGAGTACGGCGTCGACCAGCTCGGGCCCGGCGACGGCTTGATCGTCAACGATCCTCATCGCGGCGCGGTGCATCTCAACGACATCGCCCTGATCTCGCCTGTCCATGCCCGGACGGGTGAGCTGTTGGGCTTTGTCGCGAACGTCGCGCACCACGTCGATGTAGGGGGCGGTGCTCCGGGGAGTCTGGCCCCGGCGCGGGATCTGTACCAGGAAGGGCTGATCGTGCCCCCGGTGCGGTTGGTGCGGGCGGGGCAGGTCGTCCCCGACGTGATGCGTATGATCGTGGCCAACATCCGCGCCCCGCGCGAATCGGCCGGTGACTTTCGGGCACAGGTTGCGGCGAACCACGTCGGCGCGCGCCGCCTGGCGGAACTCGTCGAGCGGCTCGGACGCACCGTGTTCACCCAGTTCTGCGATGACCTGATCGACTACACGTCTCGGCGGACTCGCGCGGCGCTAGCGCTCTTGCCGCACGGTGAGTTTTCCGCAGAAGACTTCCTCGATGGGGACGGCTTCACTGACGATCCGATCCGGATAGCGGCCACCCTCCGGAACGGTCCCGACGGCGTGGTGATCGACCTGGCCGGCAGTGCCCCACAAGTCCGAGGATCCCTCAACTGTTCCTACTCGATGACGTTTTCCGGAGTCGCGTTCGTCCTGAAGACGCTCGTCGATCCGGACATCCCCGTCAACGAAGGATTCTATCGCAGCTTTACGCTGCACGTTCCCGAGGGCACGGTGACCAACGCGCGACCCCCGGCGGCGGTGGCGGGTGGCTGGGAGGTGGCGTTCCGGGTCGCGGAGGTGCTGTACCGCGCGCTCGCCGATGCGCTGCCGAACCGCATCGTGGCGGCGACCAAGGGCACGATTTGCAACGTCGCGTTCGGCGGGATGCGCCCGAATGGCGGGTACTACGCCTACTACGAGACGGTCGCGGGCGGCGGGGGCGCACGGCCGACCAAGGACGGCATGGACGGGATTCAGACTCACATTCACAACACCGAGAACGCCCCCGTGGAAGAGGTCGAGCTGAACTATCCATTCCGGGTATTGCGGTTTGGGCTGATTCCGGATTCCGAGGGCCCCGGGCGGTTCCGGGGGGGCTTGGGAGTCTGCCGGGATTACTGGTTCCCAAATCACCGCGTGACGTTCTCGATCCTTGCCGATCGGGGACGGTTCGCGCCCTGGGGCCTGTTCGGGGGCGGGTCCGCCCGGACGGCCCGCGTCATTCGGGACCCAGACGGCGAGGCTCAGGTGCTGCCGCTGAAGGGTAGCGTGGAACTCCGGGCGGGCGAGGTGATCAGCGTGCAGACTCCGGGAGGCGGCGGGTACGGCCCGATCTCGGACCGCGATCCCGATGCGGTGCGACACGACGTCCGCGTCGACAAGGTCTCGACGGCGAGGGCGCGCGACGTGTACCATGTGGCGCCCGATCCAGTGCGCCCGGGCCCCAACGAGGTGGGCTCGTGA
- a CDS encoding hydantoinase/oxoprolinase family protein — protein sequence MSTGYRLGIDIGGTFTDVVLLSEQTGLVDTLKVLTTPEDVAKGFLEAIDYVLARARLRPQGVRHIMHGTTVATNAIIENKIARTALVVTRGFRDLLEIARQTRPDLYDLFCDKPAPLAPRDLCFEVTERLDADGTVLVPLAEEEAAPIADAIRARGVESIAVCFLHSYRYPAHERRVAALLAAQCPGVLVSASCDVLPEFREYLRASTTVVNAAIRPIVSGYLDRIATGLAAREMPLRLYVMQSNGGISGSEVVRQRPVYIVESGPAAGVTAAMHIGAAAGFADLISFDMGGTTAKVALVRHGRAGFSTEFEVGARGAAGVGNNRGRGYPIHTPVLDLVEVGAGGGSVAWVDTAGIMHVGPRSAGADPGPACYDRGGREPTVTDANLVLGRLAPETFLGGRMVLDCEAARRALEQYCAGPAGLDVIAAANGIVEIVNASTVGAIRLVSVQRGYDPRAFTLVAFGGAGPLHANALADALAMPVAVIPPQPGVASALGLLLADLTHDFMQTHVTRLEAADPEELTLLYRRFEREGAEIIADEAIAARARFARTMDLRYVGQSYELRVPVPDGTLGPASLRQIAERFHAEHERSYGFAAPDEPVELVNVRLTAIGDVAKPRAPLATVSSAGPAPIGGRRPVFFSETGFVDTPTYDRTHLGAGHLLAGPAIVEQMDSTTVIHPGYAGLVDLHGNILIGHPKHLAAMFDRTVAAGQSQGAGERDG from the coding sequence GTGAGCACCGGCTACCGGTTGGGTATCGATATCGGCGGTACGTTCACGGACGTCGTGCTCCTCTCCGAGCAGACCGGTCTCGTCGATACGTTGAAAGTCCTCACGACGCCGGAGGACGTGGCGAAGGGATTTCTGGAGGCGATCGACTACGTGCTCGCCAGAGCCCGGCTGCGGCCTCAGGGCGTCCGACACATCATGCACGGCACGACGGTGGCCACGAACGCCATCATCGAGAACAAGATCGCCCGGACCGCGCTGGTCGTTACCCGCGGGTTTCGAGACCTGTTGGAGATCGCCCGGCAGACGCGGCCCGATCTGTACGATCTGTTCTGTGACAAGCCGGCGCCCCTTGCGCCCCGCGACCTCTGCTTCGAGGTGACCGAGCGGCTCGATGCTGACGGGACGGTGCTGGTGCCACTGGCGGAGGAAGAAGCCGCGCCGATCGCAGACGCGATCCGCGCCCGCGGAGTGGAATCGATCGCGGTTTGCTTCCTCCACTCCTACCGCTATCCCGCCCACGAGCGGCGGGTGGCCGCTCTGCTGGCCGCCCAGTGTCCCGGCGTGCTGGTGTCGGCCTCTTGCGATGTCTTGCCGGAGTTTCGTGAATACCTCCGCGCGAGCACGACTGTCGTCAACGCGGCGATTCGGCCGATCGTGAGCGGGTACCTCGACCGCATCGCGACCGGGTTGGCCGCGCGGGAGATGCCGCTTCGACTCTACGTGATGCAGTCCAACGGCGGCATCTCCGGGTCCGAGGTCGTGCGGCAGCGCCCGGTCTACATCGTCGAATCCGGCCCGGCGGCGGGAGTCACCGCGGCGATGCACATCGGAGCGGCGGCGGGATTTGCCGACCTGATTTCCTTCGATATGGGGGGGACCACCGCCAAGGTCGCTCTGGTCAGGCATGGCCGTGCGGGGTTCTCGACGGAGTTTGAAGTGGGGGCACGAGGCGCGGCCGGCGTGGGGAACAACCGCGGGCGCGGTTACCCGATTCATACGCCGGTGTTGGATCTCGTTGAGGTGGGGGCCGGCGGCGGCAGTGTCGCGTGGGTGGATACGGCGGGGATCATGCACGTCGGGCCCCGAAGCGCCGGTGCGGATCCGGGCCCGGCGTGTTACGACCGCGGCGGCCGCGAGCCGACGGTCACGGACGCCAATTTAGTCTTGGGCCGCCTTGCCCCCGAAACCTTCCTCGGGGGCCGCATGGTGCTCGATTGCGAGGCCGCGCGGCGCGCGCTGGAGCAGTACTGCGCCGGGCCGGCGGGGCTCGACGTGATCGCGGCTGCCAATGGGATCGTGGAGATCGTGAACGCGAGCACCGTCGGCGCGATCCGGCTCGTGTCCGTGCAGCGAGGGTACGATCCGCGCGCCTTCACGCTGGTGGCCTTTGGCGGCGCGGGTCCGCTGCACGCGAATGCCCTCGCCGATGCGCTCGCGATGCCGGTGGCGGTCATTCCGCCCCAGCCCGGTGTTGCCAGCGCCCTCGGGTTGCTCCTCGCGGATCTGACGCATGATTTCATGCAGACGCATGTCACACGCCTCGAGGCGGCGGATCCGGAAGAGCTGACGCTGCTGTACCGCCGATTTGAGCGCGAGGGTGCCGAGATCATTGCCGACGAAGCGATCGCGGCCCGCGCGCGCTTCGCGCGCACGATGGACCTGCGGTATGTGGGGCAGTCCTATGAACTACGGGTCCCGGTGCCGGACGGCACGCTGGGGCCCGCGTCCCTGCGCCAGATCGCGGAGCGGTTTCACGCCGAGCACGAACGCAGTTATGGGTTCGCCGCCCCCGATGAGCCCGTCGAGCTGGTCAACGTTCGGCTCACCGCCATCGGGGATGTCGCGAAACCGCGGGCACCGCTCGCCACGGTGTCTTCAGCGGGCCCGGCCCCGATCGGGGGGCGGCGGCCGGTGTTTTTCTCGGAAACGGGATTCGTCGACACGCCGACCTACGATCGGACCCACCTGGGCGCGGGGCACCTCCTCGCCGGCCCTGCCATCGTGGAGCAGATGGATTCGACCACCGTAATTCATCCCGGGTATGCGGGTCTCGTCGATCTCCATGGCAATATCCTGATCGGTCACCCCAAGCACCTCGCCGCGATGTTCGACCGCACCGTCGCCGCCGGGCAGAGTCAGGGCGCGGGCGAGCGCGATGGATGA
- a CDS encoding leucyl aminopeptidase yields the protein MRFELTTSPLQTVRCDLAALPVSAPGSLGGHAAVFDRGSGGRLQAFATDEGFTGARGQTVLVQSPEAPARRILLVGTGDAGTTEDLRQYAAVVVRRARDLRCGRVLLLTASDPAASGPAPDERVRAVAEGAGLGVYRFDRYRSEAGEPFPAEIAICCGEDRGGALSRALEVGEITVRAVSQARDLVNEPPNVLTPTALAIVAQEIADRDGLDCKVLDLDEARALGMGLFAAVAAGSNEPPRFIVLEYRPEAQRASGAPVPMVALVGKGITFDSGGLAIKSPDKMWRQKADMGGAAAIVAAIGALRALAAPVRVLGVIAAAENMISGSATRPGDIVRSLSGKTVEILNTDGEGRLVLADGLSYAARARPDVIIDVATLTAAAAAALGSRTAALMGTDQPLIDRLLRAAELGGEQLWQLPLYDEFRDAMRGDLADLKNTSFGSDGGGAEKAAAFLQQFVGATPWAHVDIGRAAFTVEPDALPYLSSGGTGYGVRTLLRYLAA from the coding sequence GTGCGATTCGAGCTGACGACGAGCCCGCTCCAGACCGTTCGCTGCGACCTGGCCGCGCTTCCCGTGTCCGCGCCGGGATCCCTCGGCGGCCACGCGGCGGTCTTTGACCGGGGGTCGGGGGGGCGGCTGCAGGCGTTCGCCACGGACGAGGGGTTTACGGGAGCGCGCGGGCAGACGGTCCTCGTCCAGTCGCCCGAGGCACCGGCTCGTCGGATTCTCTTGGTCGGGACGGGCGATGCCGGCACGACGGAGGATCTCAGACAGTACGCGGCGGTCGTGGTGCGGCGAGCCCGCGACCTTCGCTGCGGTCGTGTGCTGCTGCTCACCGCGTCGGACCCGGCGGCATCGGGCCCGGCCCCGGACGAACGCGTGCGCGCCGTTGCGGAGGGGGCAGGGCTCGGGGTGTATCGCTTCGATCGGTATCGCTCGGAGGCGGGGGAGCCCTTCCCCGCGGAGATCGCGATCTGTTGCGGCGAGGACCGTGGCGGAGCCCTCAGCAGGGCGTTGGAGGTGGGCGAGATCACGGTCCGCGCGGTGTCGCAGGCGCGAGATCTTGTCAACGAACCGCCAAACGTGCTGACGCCGACTGCGCTTGCGATCGTGGCGCAGGAGATCGCCGACCGTGACGGGCTCGACTGCAAGGTTCTTGATCTCGATGAGGCGCGGGCCCTTGGGATGGGCCTGTTCGCCGCGGTGGCCGCCGGGAGCAACGAGCCGCCTCGGTTCATCGTGCTCGAGTACCGTCCGGAGGCGCAGCGAGCATCGGGCGCTCCCGTCCCGATGGTCGCGCTCGTGGGCAAGGGCATTACGTTTGATAGCGGCGGTCTGGCCATCAAGTCGCCGGACAAGATGTGGCGGCAGAAGGCGGACATGGGTGGGGCCGCGGCCATCGTGGCGGCGATCGGAGCGTTGCGAGCGCTCGCGGCACCGGTCCGCGTGCTCGGCGTGATCGCGGCCGCGGAGAACATGATCAGCGGATCGGCGACGCGACCGGGAGACATCGTCCGCAGTCTCTCCGGCAAGACGGTGGAAATCCTCAACACTGACGGCGAAGGCCGCCTGGTGCTCGCCGACGGGCTCAGCTACGCAGCCCGCGCGCGACCCGACGTGATCATCGATGTCGCGACATTGACCGCTGCGGCGGCGGCAGCGCTCGGCTCCCGGACCGCCGCCTTGATGGGAACCGACCAGCCGCTGATCGATCGGCTGCTTCGGGCGGCGGAGCTGGGCGGCGAGCAACTGTGGCAGCTTCCCCTCTACGACGAGTTTCGCGACGCGATGCGCGGGGATCTTGCGGATCTGAAGAACACCTCTTTTGGATCCGACGGCGGTGGCGCCGAGAAAGCGGCGGCGTTCCTCCAGCAGTTTGTCGGGGCGACCCCGTGGGCCCACGTGGACATCGGGAGGGCCGCGTTCACGGTCGAGCCGGATGCCCTGCCGTACCTCTCTTCCGGCGGAACCGGGTATGGGGTGCGCACGCTCTTGCGGTACCTTGCGGCCTAA
- a CDS encoding FAD-dependent oxidoreductase: MPHAAGPPKTAEVAIVGGGIIGLSIAYHLGRLGVRAAVIERNHVGEGSTAKSSGGIRRLFSTEPALRLAVESVRLWERVEEETGTNIDWHRVGYLLTARSPTHHETLEGAWRLQQRWGVPSAILSPDEVRRLVPTLSADDVRAGLYCANDGYAGPYEAVRAFRAGALRLGATIIEDCDVLGVRLGNGRVRGLETSRGAVEAPTVVNAAGVWAPLVSRMVGVEIPISMYRRHQWIVQTADPPASIPCIIDMDSTLFVRPEGDKYLVGIGGEQPTTTYETTIDPEAFVPVAELIVRRFPSFQSARLVQTYAGLTQETPDRHPVLGPAGPPGYIVAAGFSQGFMHAPAAGNMIAEYIATGICATVSMEPYRLSRFAQRESERNGLAPGDWETH, from the coding sequence ATGCCGCACGCTGCCGGGCCGCCGAAGACCGCCGAGGTGGCCATCGTGGGCGGCGGCATCATCGGCCTCAGCATCGCCTACCACCTCGGACGGTTGGGGGTTCGCGCAGCGGTGATCGAGCGCAACCATGTCGGCGAAGGATCGACGGCGAAGTCGTCCGGCGGGATTCGCCGATTGTTTTCAACCGAGCCCGCACTGCGTCTCGCCGTAGAAAGCGTGCGGCTCTGGGAGCGTGTGGAAGAAGAGACGGGAACGAACATCGACTGGCACCGCGTCGGCTACCTGTTGACCGCGCGGTCACCCACTCACCATGAGACCCTCGAAGGAGCCTGGCGCCTGCAGCAGCGGTGGGGTGTGCCGTCCGCCATCCTGAGCCCCGATGAGGTCCGACGGCTCGTGCCGACCTTGAGCGCGGACGACGTGCGCGCCGGACTCTACTGCGCGAACGACGGATACGCTGGCCCCTACGAAGCGGTTCGCGCGTTCCGCGCGGGTGCGCTCAGGCTGGGCGCGACGATCATCGAGGACTGTGACGTGCTTGGCGTGCGCCTCGGGAACGGACGGGTCCGGGGTCTCGAGACATCCAGGGGCGCGGTCGAAGCCCCCACGGTGGTCAACGCGGCCGGGGTGTGGGCACCCCTCGTGAGCCGGATGGTCGGCGTTGAGATCCCCATCTCGATGTACCGTCGACACCAGTGGATCGTACAAACCGCTGACCCGCCGGCATCGATCCCCTGTATCATCGACATGGACTCGACGTTATTCGTCCGGCCCGAGGGGGACAAGTATCTGGTGGGGATCGGAGGCGAACAGCCCACGACCACCTACGAGACCACCATCGATCCGGAGGCATTCGTCCCGGTCGCCGAACTGATCGTACGACGGTTTCCGTCGTTCCAGTCCGCCAGGCTCGTCCAAACGTATGCGGGACTGACGCAGGAGACGCCCGACCGCCATCCCGTACTGGGACCGGCCGGCCCGCCCGGCTACATCGTCGCCGCGGGGTTCAGCCAGGGCTTTATGCACGCCCCGGCCGCGGGCAATATGATCGCCGAGTACATTGCGACCGGAATCTGTGCAACGGTATCGATGGAGCCCTATCGGCTGTCACGATTTGCGCAACGGGAGTCCGAACGTAACGGCCTCGCGCCGGGGGACTGGGAGACACATTAG
- a CDS encoding xanthine dehydrogenase family protein subunit M, producing MKPPPFAYLAPRSVPEALEALASYGPDGKVLAGGQSLVPLLNFRLAHPAALVDLNAVPGLDGLGRDPGTGELAIGAMVRQTDAERSPLVVAECPLLVAALKHIGHRAIRNRGTVGGSLAHADPAAELPLLLVLLDGRVRTASGRGERWIGAGEFFVSYLTTALEADEILVEARFSTLRDAHTAWGFEEFSRRAGDFALAAAGAIVHGDDTGTIRDAAIAVAGGGPTPVRAREAERALAGQRPSDRLLEDAARLAISACDVDGDLHASAEYRRALIGVVVERALHQAFEGLGRTPPRT from the coding sequence GTGAAACCGCCACCGTTTGCCTATCTCGCTCCCCGCTCGGTACCCGAGGCGCTCGAGGCCCTGGCCAGCTACGGCCCCGACGGCAAGGTGCTCGCCGGGGGCCAGAGTCTCGTCCCCCTCCTCAACTTCCGGCTCGCCCACCCAGCCGCGCTCGTCGATCTCAACGCGGTGCCCGGGCTGGACGGCCTCGGTCGAGACCCCGGCACGGGCGAACTCGCGATCGGGGCGATGGTGCGGCAGACTGACGCCGAACGATCGCCGCTCGTGGTCGCCGAGTGTCCGCTGCTCGTCGCGGCGCTGAAACACATTGGGCACCGGGCGATCCGCAACCGGGGCACGGTCGGAGGCAGCCTGGCGCACGCGGACCCCGCCGCGGAACTGCCCCTCCTTCTTGTGCTACTCGACGGCCGCGTGCGCACGGCCAGTGGCCGAGGTGAACGGTGGATCGGCGCCGGCGAGTTCTTCGTTTCCTATCTGACCACGGCGCTCGAGGCGGACGAGATCCTCGTGGAGGCGCGCTTCTCGACCCTGCGCGATGCACACACCGCCTGGGGGTTCGAGGAGTTCAGCCGGCGGGCTGGCGACTTCGCGCTGGCCGCCGCGGGCGCGATCGTGCACGGGGACGACACCGGCACGATCCGGGACGCGGCGATCGCCGTCGCCGGCGGGGGTCCCACACCCGTGCGCGCGCGGGAAGCGGAGCGCGCGCTCGCGGGACAGCGCCCCTCGGACCGCCTGCTGGAAGACGCCGCGCGCCTTGCGATCTCGGCCTGCGACGTGGACGGCGACTTGCACGCCTCCGCCGAATATCGGCGTGCGCTCATCGGGGTCGTCGTCGAGCGCGCGCTTCACCAAGCCTTCGAGGGCCTCGGCCGCACGCCGCCCCGCACCTAA
- a CDS encoding xanthine dehydrogenase family protein molybdopterin-binding subunit, with translation MDTAKPPSPTVDAPAAAYVGQRLRRKEDARLVTGAARYLGDVDFPRTLHVAFVRSPHAHARIRTIELTAALAAQGVVAAYTGPQIHTRVAPIRAPFGASTYRESDYPVLAVGTVRFVGEPVVAVVADNRYLAEDAAGRVEVDYEPLAPLATIDQALDPAAAPIHDTVPGNLYADERQEYGEVDEIKAEAAAVVEATFHTQRSAAVPLECRGALANYDAGTGRLTLWTSTQIPHVVRYGLAGCLHMPEDLIHVLSPDVGGGFGNKASLDAEQVVIAALARELHRPIKWLEDRRENFLASTHGQEERIWLRLSADRHGRFLTLESDIIVNGGAYATFPDTPLNELLNCASCIVGPYKFSHYRYRARAAVTTTCPHGPYRGVARPPANFALERLVNMLAARLGMDPIELRLRNLLGLEDMPYRTITGLERDSGNYREALELAVDTLGYREFKARQAGWRAQGRLVGVGVACFAEECATGTVKRLPRKLYSIAGYDGAKVRVDVHGRATVYTSAAGSGQGHETTLAQLAADELGLTPEDVTVRHNDTELSPYGMGSTGSRTAVSSGGAIILAARKIRELLLLLGAHLLDEPRDNVAMRPGAVYSLVDSTRSVTIKRLAWIAHRREGTVPPGFEPGLEAVAFYDPPAYGVSSHEVHAVAVELDPKTGKLTLLRYVVVADAGRLINPTIVEGQIRGGVAQGIGKVLLEEVVYDEQGQCLNPNFMDFLVPTMNEVCRIEVLHTESPSPLTVGGVKGCGEGAIIGAPAAVGNAVVDALGGTAEVYTLPFTPERMWRLAHAAEAGPRAGTRG, from the coding sequence GTGGATACGGCCAAGCCCCCCTCCCCGACGGTCGACGCTCCTGCCGCCGCGTATGTCGGCCAGCGACTGCGCCGGAAGGAGGACGCGCGCCTCGTCACAGGCGCCGCGCGGTACCTGGGCGACGTGGATTTTCCCCGCACGCTCCACGTCGCCTTCGTCCGGAGCCCCCACGCGCACGCGCGCATCCGCACGATCGAGCTCACCGCGGCCCTAGCCGCTCAAGGCGTGGTGGCCGCCTACACCGGGCCGCAGATCCATACGCGGGTGGCCCCGATTCGCGCGCCCTTCGGCGCGAGCACGTATCGCGAGTCCGACTACCCCGTGCTCGCCGTCGGGACGGTGCGATTCGTCGGCGAGCCGGTGGTGGCCGTGGTCGCCGATAATCGCTATCTCGCCGAGGACGCGGCCGGGCGGGTCGAGGTCGACTACGAGCCGCTGGCGCCGCTGGCGACCATCGACCAGGCGCTCGACCCTGCCGCAGCCCCGATTCACGACACGGTGCCCGGCAATCTCTACGCTGACGAGCGGCAGGAGTACGGCGAGGTCGATGAGATAAAAGCGGAGGCCGCGGCCGTCGTCGAGGCCACGTTTCACACCCAGCGCAGCGCCGCCGTGCCGCTGGAGTGCCGGGGTGCGCTGGCCAACTACGACGCAGGCACGGGGCGGCTGACGCTCTGGACCAGCACGCAGATCCCCCACGTCGTCCGCTACGGCCTCGCCGGGTGCCTGCACATGCCGGAGGACCTGATCCACGTGCTGAGCCCGGATGTCGGCGGCGGATTTGGCAACAAAGCCTCCCTCGACGCCGAGCAGGTCGTCATCGCCGCGCTCGCGCGGGAGCTCCACCGGCCCATCAAGTGGCTGGAGGATCGGCGCGAGAACTTCCTGGCCAGTACCCACGGGCAGGAGGAGCGCATCTGGCTCCGCCTCAGCGCGGACCGTCACGGCCGGTTCCTGACGCTGGAATCGGATATCATCGTGAACGGCGGCGCGTACGCGACCTTCCCCGACACTCCGCTCAACGAACTCCTCAACTGCGCCTCGTGCATCGTCGGTCCCTACAAATTCTCCCACTACCGGTATCGGGCGCGGGCTGCGGTCACCACGACCTGCCCGCACGGGCCGTACCGGGGGGTCGCCCGCCCGCCCGCGAATTTCGCGTTGGAGCGGCTCGTCAACATGCTGGCGGCGCGCCTCGGGATGGATCCGATCGAGCTGCGCCTGCGCAATCTCCTCGGTCTCGAGGATATGCCCTACCGGACGATCACCGGTCTCGAGCGGGACAGCGGCAACTATCGCGAGGCGCTCGAGCTCGCGGTCGACACACTCGGCTACCGCGAATTCAAAGCCCGCCAGGCCGGCTGGCGCGCCCAGGGACGCTTGGTCGGGGTCGGCGTCGCGTGCTTCGCCGAGGAATGCGCGACCGGCACCGTCAAGCGCTTGCCGCGCAAGCTGTACTCGATCGCCGGCTACGATGGCGCGAAGGTCCGCGTTGACGTGCACGGCCGGGCGACCGTGTACACGAGCGCCGCTGGGAGCGGGCAGGGGCACGAGACCACGCTCGCTCAGCTCGCCGCGGACGAGCTCGGCCTGACCCCCGAAGACGTGACGGTGCGGCACAACGATACCGAGCTGTCCCCCTACGGCATGGGGTCGACGGGCAGCCGCACCGCCGTGTCCAGCGGCGGCGCGATCATCCTCGCCGCGCGCAAGATCCGGGAACTGCTCCTGCTCCTCGGCGCCCACCTGCTCGACGAGCCCCGCGACAACGTCGCGATGCGGCCGGGGGCCGTCTACTCCCTCGTCGATTCGACACGGAGCGTCACGATCAAGCGGCTGGCGTGGATCGCCCATCGCCGGGAGGGCACCGTGCCCCCGGGGTTCGAACCGGGGCTCGAAGCCGTCGCCTTTTACGATCCACCCGCCTACGGCGTGTCATCCCACGAGGTGCACGCCGTGGCGGTCGAGCTCGACCCGAAAACCGGCAAGTTGACCTTGTTGCGCTACGTCGTCGTCGCAGACGCCGGACGGTTGATCAACCCCACGATCGTCGAGGGGCAGATTCGGGGCGGGGTCGCCCAGGGCATTGGCAAAGTGCTGCTGGAGGAAGTCGTCTACGACGAGCAGGGGCAGTGCCTCAACCCCAACTTCATGGACTTCCTTGTGCCCACGATGAACGAGGTGTGCCGGATCGAGGTGCTCCACACCGAGTCCCCGTCCCCCCTCACCGTTGGCGGGGTGAAGGGCTGCGGCGAGGGGGCGATCATCGGCGCGCCGGCCGCCGTCGGCAACGCCGTCGTCGATGCGCTCGGAGGTACGGCGGAGGTGTACACGCTTCCGTTCACCCCGGAGCGCATGTGGCGGCTCGCGCACGCGGCGGAAGCCGGTCCCAGGGCAGGCACGCGCGGGTGA